One genomic window of Ottowia oryzae includes the following:
- the gspF gene encoding type II secretion system inner membrane protein GspF, whose product MPAYTFEALQVDGKTRKGVVEADTAKAARALLRGQSLVPLQVDPVSGGELAADGTQRAGRWGARAFNSTQLAIWTRQLAGLVGSGLPLERSLSALADESDDVRQRNLIASLRAEVNAGSSLAKAMALHPAAFSPVYTAVIAAGEQGGDLGTVLERLADDLEERQALRSKLIGAALYPAIVTGAAIVIVIFLVTYVVPQVATVFTGTKHSLPWLTSAMLTISAWVRDYGWYALGVLVVGFIGFRLALRNPAARLRFDAAWLELPLVGRLARGYNAARFASTLAMLVGAGVPILRSLQAASETLNNQAMRADAEDALVMVREGAPLASALSQKKRFPGLLAMFARLGEQTGQLPLMLQRAANQLSAEVQRRAMQLATVLEPVLILAMGVIVMMIVLAVMLPIIQMNQWVK is encoded by the coding sequence GTGCCCGCCTACACCTTTGAAGCGCTGCAAGTTGACGGCAAGACCCGCAAAGGCGTGGTCGAGGCCGACACCGCCAAGGCCGCGCGCGCGCTGCTGCGCGGGCAGTCGCTGGTGCCGCTGCAGGTGGATCCGGTGTCCGGCGGCGAGCTGGCCGCCGACGGTACGCAGCGCGCTGGCCGCTGGGGCGCCCGCGCCTTCAACAGCACCCAGCTGGCGATCTGGACGCGCCAGCTGGCGGGCCTGGTCGGCTCTGGCCTGCCGCTGGAGCGTTCGCTGTCGGCGCTGGCCGACGAATCGGACGACGTACGCCAGCGCAACCTGATCGCGTCGCTGCGGGCCGAGGTGAACGCCGGCTCGTCTCTGGCCAAAGCCATGGCCTTGCACCCCGCCGCGTTTTCGCCGGTGTACACCGCCGTCATTGCCGCGGGCGAACAGGGCGGCGATTTGGGCACGGTGCTGGAACGCCTGGCCGACGATCTGGAAGAGCGGCAGGCGCTGCGCTCCAAGCTGATCGGCGCGGCGCTGTACCCGGCCATCGTCACCGGCGCGGCCATCGTCATCGTCATCTTCCTGGTGACCTACGTGGTGCCGCAGGTGGCCACGGTGTTCACCGGCACCAAGCACTCGCTGCCCTGGCTGACCTCCGCCATGCTGACCATTTCGGCCTGGGTGCGCGACTACGGCTGGTACGCGCTGGGCGTGCTGGTGGTTGGCTTCATCGGTTTTCGGCTGGCGCTGCGCAACCCCGCGGCGCGACTGCGCTTTGACGCCGCCTGGCTCGAGCTGCCGCTGGTCGGGCGCCTGGCGCGCGGCTACAACGCCGCGCGCTTTGCCAGCACGCTGGCCATGCTGGTGGGCGCGGGCGTGCCGATCTTGCGCAGCCTGCAGGCCGCGTCTGAAACCCTGAACAACCAGGCCATGCGGGCCGACGCCGAAGATGCGCTGGTGATGGTGCGCGAAGGCGCGCCGCTGGCTTCGGCGCTGTCGCAGAAAAAGCGCTTTCCCGGCCTGCTGGCCATGTTTGCGCGCCTGGGCGAGCAAACCGGCCAGCTGCCGCTGATGCTGCAGCGCGCGGCCAACCAGCTTTCTGCCGAGGTGCAGCGGCGCGCGATGCAGTTGGCCACGGTGCTGGAGCCGGTGCTGATCCTCGCCATGGGCGTGATCGTGATGATGATCGTGCTGGCCGTGATGCTGCCCATCATCCAGATGAACCAGTGGGTCAAGTAA
- a CDS encoding roadblock/LC7 domain-containing protein translates to MSVKINLAPSAKVIASREAENMLSEVDGVTAVVIATLDGFDVASAMRHGDPARVAAMASSISAISSVVSQEASLGRNKSVTIDTESGFAVVFSVHRPDADLVINVIADGSAILGQVAYRTAQFAKTLAEA, encoded by the coding sequence ATGTCCGTGAAGATCAACCTGGCGCCTTCGGCCAAGGTCATCGCCAGCCGCGAAGCCGAAAACATGCTGAGCGAAGTCGATGGCGTGACCGCCGTCGTCATCGCCACGCTCGACGGCTTTGACGTCGCCTCCGCCATGCGCCATGGCGACCCCGCGCGCGTGGCCGCCATGGCCAGCTCGATCTCGGCGATCAGCTCGGTCGTGTCGCAAGAAGCCAGCCTGGGCCGCAACAAAAGCGTGACCATCGACACCGAATCCGGCTTTGCCGTAGTGTTCAGCGTGCACCGCCCCGACGCGGATCTGGTCATCAACGTCATCGCCGACGGCAGCGCGATCCTGGGTCAGGTGGCCTACCGCACCGCCCAGTTCGCCAAGACACTGGCCGAAGCATGA
- a CDS encoding GTP-binding protein — protein MNEYKILFTGTMGAGKTTAIGAVSETPPIVTDVENNDLSHTKERTTVGLDFGQFTLDNGDRIRLFGTPGQSRFDFLWKILSKNALGMIILTDNSRPDPLGDLRVYLEGFADDLDIMPCAIGIGRLAEHPTPTLDDYINELARHNRVLPVLEVDVRKRDDVILLIDTLLAQLEAGMFGE, from the coding sequence ATGAACGAGTACAAGATTCTGTTCACCGGCACCATGGGCGCGGGCAAGACCACCGCCATTGGCGCGGTGAGCGAGACACCCCCCATCGTCACCGACGTTGAGAACAACGACCTCTCGCACACCAAGGAACGCACCACGGTGGGCCTGGACTTTGGCCAGTTCACACTGGACAACGGCGACCGCATCCGCCTGTTCGGCACGCCCGGCCAGTCGCGCTTTGACTTCCTCTGGAAGATCCTGTCCAAGAACGCCCTGGGCATGATCATCCTGACCGACAACTCGCGCCCCGACCCGCTGGGCGATCTGCGCGTGTACCTGGAAGGCTTCGCGGACGATCTGGACATCATGCCGTGCGCCATCGGCATTGGCCGCCTGGCCGAACACCCCACGCCCACGCTGGACGACTACATCAACGAACTGGCGCGCCACAACCGCGTGCTGCCGGTTCTGGAGGTCGATGTGCGCAAGCGCGACGACGTCATCCTGCTCATCGATACCCTGCTGGCACAGCTCGAAGCCGGCATGTTTGGAGAATAA